In Myripristis murdjan chromosome 9, fMyrMur1.1, whole genome shotgun sequence, the following proteins share a genomic window:
- the c9h12orf43 gene encoding protein CUSTOS yields MAAPVGKMVGVCDDSSSSEDEDLEKFKEAVWDNQAAKTTDAESNGKHSGRVVVSEHEHDGNELQVTQGFRTHVAKKLGQFLDSYISETQAATPSSVESPRCDESDEGFRLFSTSIPGQIPAQPTAPVRRRPVPSSSDSDSEMETRLREAAVSVADLLPSSSLPSTLSSPTMEPPCTDKVKKKKKKKKKQAEETEQNPVHKKEKKRKVNQEEGEEVVRKLNSAGSEHENSEEGSIQPKVKKKKKKKQKATEGNAEGDALN; encoded by the exons atggCGGCGCCCGTTGGAAAGATGGTTGGAGTGTGTGATGATTCTTCTAGTAGTGAGGATGAAGATCTTGAAAAGTTTAAGGAGGCAGTTTGGGACAACCAGGCGGCCAAGACGACag atGCAGAGAGCAATGGGAAGCATTCAGGACG TGTCGTCGTATCTGAGCATGAACACGATGGCAACGAGCTCCAGGTCACCCAAGGGTTTCGAACACACGTCGCCAAAAAGTTGGGACAGTTCCTTGAcag TTACATTTCAGAGACGCAAGCTGCGACTCCATCCAGTGTCGAATCACCGAGATGTGATGAGAGTGATGAGG GATTTCGTCTGTTTTCAACCTCAATCCCAGGACAGATCCCAGCTCAGCCCACAGCCCCTGTGAGGCGCCGGCCCGTTCCCAGCTCAAG TGACAGCGACAGCGAGATGGAGACGAGGCTGAGGGAGGCAGCAGTGTCAGTCGCAGACCTCCTACCGTCCTCGTCGCTGCCCAGCACGCTCTCCTCTCCCACGATGGAGCCTCCCTGCACAGacaaagtaaagaaaaagaaaaagaagaaaaagaaacaagcagAGGAGACCGAGCAGAACCCTGTCcataagaaagagaaaaaaaggaaagtgaaTCAAGAGGAGGGTGAAGAGGTAGTGAGGAAGTTGAACTCTGCAGGGTCTGAACATGAAAATTCAGAGGAGGGGAGCATACAACCCaaagtcaaaaagaaaaagaaaaagaaacaaaaagccaCAGAAGGAAATGCGGAAGGAGATGCCTTGAACTGA